Proteins encoded by one window of Halodesulfovibrio sp. MK-HDV:
- a CDS encoding peptidase U32 family protein, translating into MIKKLPELLCPAGDMDRLESALLYGADACYLGGKKHSLRASSGGFDWEELETACGKAHAKNASIYYTLNILPHEQHLAGVEESLEHLAESSVDGLIIADPGVLRMARRIAPNKSIHLSTQANTSNSEAVGFWHDLGIERVNVARELGAHAISKLTKAYPSMEFEVFVHGAMCLALSGRCLLSSWMNQRPANLGECTHPCRFEYKGLEVQDMRLTVEEGMREGPTWDITHEGPHSAFWAPEDLCLVKYMHWFHKNNVASLKIEGRMKTPSYVAHVVDVYRTAINDVATKQFRYDDYIRELQNTASRNLSTGFFLPKGHRKSVSPLPKSDCTPIVAKLVQKENDSKWQIAVRSPFRADRPVQVMVPGLKRPVLPVGSFQLENHRGEAVDVVHPGMFGFIRCESEHFSEGLFLRG; encoded by the coding sequence ATGATTAAAAAATTGCCTGAACTGCTTTGTCCAGCAGGAGATATGGACAGACTCGAATCCGCACTGCTTTACGGTGCTGATGCGTGTTATCTTGGTGGAAAGAAACATAGCCTGCGCGCAAGCTCCGGCGGTTTTGACTGGGAAGAACTGGAAACAGCCTGCGGTAAAGCGCATGCTAAAAATGCTTCCATCTACTATACCCTCAATATTCTGCCGCATGAACAGCATCTTGCCGGTGTGGAAGAATCTCTTGAACATCTTGCTGAATCTAGTGTAGACGGGCTCATCATTGCTGACCCCGGTGTGCTTCGTATGGCACGCCGCATAGCACCGAACAAGTCTATCCATCTTAGCACACAAGCAAACACATCCAACAGTGAAGCTGTAGGATTCTGGCATGATCTCGGAATCGAGCGCGTTAACGTAGCACGTGAACTTGGTGCACATGCCATCAGCAAGCTTACAAAAGCATACCCTTCAATGGAATTTGAAGTGTTTGTTCACGGTGCAATGTGTCTAGCACTCTCAGGTCGTTGTCTGCTCTCATCTTGGATGAATCAGCGCCCTGCGAATTTAGGTGAATGCACGCATCCGTGCCGGTTCGAATACAAAGGTCTTGAAGTACAAGACATGCGTTTGACCGTTGAAGAAGGCATGCGCGAAGGGCCAACTTGGGATATAACCCACGAAGGACCACACAGTGCATTCTGGGCACCCGAAGATCTTTGTCTTGTAAAATACATGCACTGGTTCCACAAAAACAACGTCGCGTCTCTTAAAATTGAAGGGCGTATGAAGACTCCAAGCTACGTAGCACACGTAGTGGATGTCTACAGAACCGCCATCAACGACGTTGCCACCAAACAGTTCCGTTACGATGATTACATCCGTGAACTGCAGAACACTGCATCAAGAAATTTAAGCACAGGCTTCTTCTTACCAAAAGGACACAGAAAATCCGTGTCCCCGTTACCGAAGAGTGACTGTACGCCAATCGTCGCCAAGCTCGTGCAAAAAGAAAACGACAGCAAATGGCAAATCGCTGTGCGCTCTCCGTTCCGAGCAGACAGACCAGTGCAAGTGATGGTACCCGGACTTAAACGCCCAGTGTTACCAGTCGGAAGTTTCCAGCTGGAAAACCATCGCGGTGAAGCTGTCGATGTTGTACATCCCGGTATGTTCGGGTTTATCCGATGCGAAAGTGAGCATTTTTCTGAAGGACTTTTCCTGCGCGGATAG
- a CDS encoding glycogen/starch/alpha-glucan phosphorylase, producing MPKDVKDYLHLLDKPLDESAAPAARNSALGEDALWHVLYSLGRDNTHPSKHKCYWGLVLAVRDRMLEKWAAVQKQYYENDDKRLYYLSLEFLPGKFLRSNLLALGLENEAHEFLRDQGFSLDEIIEQECEPGLGNGGLGRLASCYMDSMATLGLPAYGYGIRYSYGLFRQEIRNGQQVEQPDNWLHEGSHWLIPRPHGLYPIRFYGKVHEWLDDDGVLHHDWRGGDIVMAMANDVYVPGYRNGHVNCIRLWEARPHKEFVLSSFNAGDYIGSVQEKIADENISMVLYPSDDAPEGKTLRLKQQYFFVAATMRDLIRRFKKLNKPWDQLAEKNVVQLNETHPSIAIPELMRVLVDEELLGWEEAWCICQKLFAYTNHTILPEALETWPVTLVERLLPRHMQIIYEINRRFLEEVRLHFRDEPDLPSRVSLISDGPEKIVRMSHLAIVGSFSVNGVSALHTQILRDRVFHDFIRIFPDRFNNKTNGVTPRRWLRQCNVALSWLLGEHLGCSWVTDLNKLERIRELAEVEEFRHDWDQCRLTNKKRLADYIEKANGITINPHSIFDVQVKRFHEYKRQLLNVLHIISLYNSIRKNPEVKIQPRTFIFGGKAAPSYWMAKDIIYLINCVARRVNSDPHTRDSLKVVFLANYNVTLAQLLVPATDVSEQISTAGYEASGTGNMKFALNGALTIGTRDGANIEIAERVGDPNIYLFGLCEQEVIDLKKRGYNPWDIYKDDSELREVLDMINSDQFTPGNPTAFSAIFDSLLSGGDRFMVLADYRAYVETHKRIAHEYVDRELWIKKSIMNTAGMGFFSSDRAVQEYIDGIWNIKPDV from the coding sequence ATGCCGAAAGACGTAAAAGACTATCTACACCTGCTCGATAAACCACTCGACGAATCAGCAGCTCCGGCAGCGCGTAACTCTGCGCTAGGTGAAGATGCTTTGTGGCACGTGTTGTATTCGTTGGGACGCGATAATACGCACCCCAGTAAACATAAATGTTATTGGGGGCTTGTGCTGGCAGTTCGTGATCGTATGCTGGAAAAATGGGCTGCTGTGCAGAAGCAATATTATGAAAACGATGACAAACGATTGTATTATCTTTCGCTTGAGTTTTTACCCGGCAAGTTTTTACGCAGTAACCTGTTGGCGCTTGGCTTGGAAAATGAAGCGCACGAATTTTTGCGTGATCAGGGGTTCTCGTTAGATGAAATTATTGAGCAAGAATGTGAGCCGGGGCTGGGGAACGGCGGATTAGGGCGTCTTGCTTCCTGTTATATGGATTCAATGGCGACACTCGGATTGCCTGCATACGGCTATGGTATTCGTTATTCATATGGTTTGTTCAGACAAGAAATTCGTAATGGACAGCAGGTTGAACAGCCGGATAACTGGTTGCATGAAGGTAGCCATTGGCTGATTCCACGTCCTCATGGTCTGTATCCGATCCGTTTTTACGGTAAGGTTCATGAATGGCTGGATGATGATGGTGTGCTGCACCATGACTGGCGCGGCGGGGATATTGTTATGGCTATGGCGAATGATGTGTATGTGCCTGGCTATCGCAATGGCCATGTAAACTGCATTCGTTTGTGGGAAGCGCGTCCTCATAAAGAGTTTGTGTTGAGTTCGTTTAATGCGGGTGACTACATAGGATCTGTTCAGGAAAAAATTGCAGATGAAAATATTTCTATGGTGCTGTATCCGAGCGATGACGCGCCGGAAGGAAAAACTCTACGACTGAAGCAGCAGTATTTCTTCGTGGCAGCCACCATGCGAGATTTGATTCGTCGATTTAAAAAGTTAAATAAGCCTTGGGATCAATTAGCGGAAAAAAATGTTGTTCAGCTAAACGAAACACATCCATCCATTGCCATTCCAGAACTGATGCGAGTGCTGGTAGATGAAGAATTGCTCGGATGGGAAGAAGCATGGTGCATTTGCCAAAAACTTTTTGCCTACACCAACCATACAATTCTTCCAGAGGCGTTGGAAACATGGCCAGTGACGCTTGTTGAGCGTCTGCTACCACGCCATATGCAGATCATATATGAAATTAACCGACGCTTTCTTGAGGAAGTCCGTCTACATTTCCGCGACGAACCTGACCTTCCTTCTCGTGTTTCGCTCATTTCAGATGGTCCAGAAAAAATAGTACGTATGAGTCATTTAGCGATCGTTGGTAGCTTTAGTGTTAACGGTGTTTCAGCATTGCATACGCAAATTTTGCGTGACCGTGTATTTCACGATTTTATTCGGATATTCCCAGATAGGTTTAATAATAAAACAAACGGCGTAACACCGCGTAGATGGCTGCGGCAGTGTAACGTTGCGTTATCATGGTTACTTGGTGAACATTTGGGATGCAGCTGGGTGACAGACCTGAATAAACTGGAGCGTATTCGTGAGCTGGCAGAAGTTGAGGAATTTCGCCATGACTGGGATCAGTGCCGTCTTACAAATAAAAAGCGCCTTGCAGATTATATAGAAAAGGCAAACGGCATTACGATTAATCCGCACAGTATTTTTGATGTGCAGGTAAAGCGTTTCCACGAGTATAAGCGCCAGTTGTTGAACGTGTTACACATTATCTCGCTCTACAATAGTATACGGAAAAATCCAGAAGTGAAGATTCAGCCTCGCACGTTTATCTTTGGCGGTAAGGCTGCTCCAAGCTACTGGATGGCGAAGGACATCATTTATCTTATTAACTGCGTTGCACGGCGAGTGAATTCTGACCCGCATACACGAGATTCGTTGAAGGTGGTCTTCCTTGCAAACTACAATGTTACGCTGGCACAGCTTCTTGTTCCTGCGACAGATGTCTCTGAGCAGATCTCAACTGCAGGGTATGAGGCATCCGGTACCGGTAATATGAAATTTGCCCTTAACGGTGCATTGACCATCGGTACAAGAGATGGTGCGAATATTGAAATTGCCGAGCGCGTTGGAGATCCGAATATTTATCTCTTTGGTCTATGCGAGCAGGAAGTTATTGATCTGAAAAAGCGTGGCTACAATCCGTGGGATATATACAAAGACGATAGTGAATTGCGGGAAGTTTTGGACATGATCAATTCAGACCAGTTTACACCGGGTAATCCCACAGCCTTTAGTGCGATTTTCGATTCCCTGTTAAGCGGCGGAGATCGTTTTATGGTGCTTGCTGATTATCGTGCCTATGTGGAAACACACAAGCGCATTGCGCATGAATATGTTGACCGTGAACTTTGGATAAAGAAATCCATTATGAACACCGCCGGCATGGGATTCTTCTCCAGCGACCGAGCTGTTCAAGAATATATAGACGGCATCTGGAACATAAAACCAGACGTTTAG
- a CDS encoding DMT family transporter — protein MFVGEIAALGTACLWGLSTYMHTNAAKLIGAWPLTLCRTPLVLFYNICIALIIGAEWVFPSQSIGWILLSGVLGLGVADTLFYEGCTRIGARTGSILWQMTPCVTAVIAFFTLGESLTLLNLVGMFVIIGSVLSITNQNDEQTDIPVDSKEWRYGFKLVLVSVLALGLSHVCIRKGLSYGLDPLMGSILRIAAAASCAWIAATALGQYHKIFEQKENMKKAMKIVLVASFFGTTIGNWIALFSMKYAKAGIAASLISMTPLAVIMITAVVDKKMPSRRVVLSVLTACGGSALLFI, from the coding sequence ATGTTTGTAGGGGAAATCGCAGCACTGGGCACAGCGTGCCTATGGGGACTTTCTACTTACATGCATACAAATGCTGCCAAACTTATCGGGGCATGGCCACTCACCTTATGCCGTACCCCGTTAGTGTTGTTTTACAACATTTGCATTGCGCTTATTATCGGTGCTGAATGGGTATTTCCAAGCCAATCCATCGGTTGGATTTTACTCTCCGGCGTTCTTGGACTTGGTGTTGCAGACACCCTCTTCTACGAGGGATGCACCCGCATCGGGGCAAGAACCGGTTCAATTTTATGGCAGATGACACCTTGTGTTACTGCTGTAATCGCATTTTTCACACTGGGAGAGTCACTGACACTCCTCAACCTTGTCGGCATGTTTGTCATCATCGGTTCAGTGTTATCAATCACAAACCAGAACGACGAACAAACAGATATTCCCGTAGACTCCAAAGAGTGGCGATATGGGTTTAAACTGGTGCTGGTTTCAGTATTAGCACTCGGCCTGTCGCATGTGTGCATTCGCAAAGGACTCTCCTACGGACTTGATCCGCTAATGGGCAGTATTTTGCGTATTGCCGCCGCTGCAAGCTGTGCCTGGATTGCAGCAACTGCTCTTGGTCAGTATCACAAAATTTTTGAGCAAAAAGAAAACATGAAAAAGGCGATGAAGATTGTACTTGTTGCAAGCTTTTTCGGCACCACAATCGGTAACTGGATTGCTTTGTTTTCTATGAAGTATGCAAAAGCCGGAATCGCAGCATCACTTATTAGTATGACACCGCTTGCCGTCATCATGATTACTGCCGTTGTTGATAAAAAAATGCCGTCACGACGTGTCGTCCTCAGCGTTCTTACAGCATGTGGCGGGTCTGCGTTACTCTTCATTTAG
- a CDS encoding DEAD/DEAH box helicase: MTTPEINADELEKATEAETTIEAEVETDTETEQPSYEQFYFDQFSFDQRIRSGLVACKFTRPTPVQQAVIPALLKRQDTIALANTGTGKTAAFLLPLLQHLAAEDALKRGPIRALILAPTRELALQIQKTCIDLGQQTGFRCGAVYGGAGATPQKKAAAASTIIVATPGRLLDFINQKEIRLGGVDTLIIDEADRMFDLGFLPEITKILDHIPSKRTTAFFSATMPKPIEHLACTYTKDPTVIDVRTDEAKPDISHEIYTVAPHLKKKLLLALMPLLLNDSDELVHKQKRAEHSPHSKEDGGVIIFTNTKETCREIERFLSGRFGDVAALHSDLSQSKRNKMLAKMQSGEARVLVATDLVARGIDLDHITHIVQFDAPSHSDMYIHRVGRTARAYRKGTAITLIGEKDLMEMLQMEQEIGKAFSMRKLGNFNYNEPAGNNINIDYRHKTSLRRKPQGSSQGKKSTGGHGSKPSSSRSSKPSNSRSSKPRGKR; the protein is encoded by the coding sequence ATGACCACGCCCGAAATAAACGCCGACGAACTTGAAAAAGCAACCGAAGCTGAAACTACCATTGAAGCCGAAGTTGAAACTGATACCGAAACAGAACAGCCTTCTTATGAACAGTTCTACTTCGATCAGTTTTCATTTGATCAGCGTATCCGATCAGGCTTAGTTGCCTGCAAATTTACCAGACCGACTCCTGTTCAGCAGGCTGTTATTCCTGCCCTGCTCAAAAGACAGGACACCATTGCCCTTGCAAACACAGGTACAGGCAAAACAGCAGCGTTCCTTCTTCCTTTGCTCCAGCACTTAGCAGCAGAAGACGCACTGAAGCGCGGTCCAATTCGTGCGCTCATTCTCGCACCGACCCGTGAGCTTGCTCTCCAGATTCAGAAAACCTGCATTGACCTCGGCCAACAGACCGGCTTCCGTTGCGGAGCTGTCTACGGCGGTGCCGGTGCCACGCCACAAAAAAAAGCCGCAGCTGCGTCTACAATTATTGTAGCAACACCAGGGCGACTTCTCGATTTTATTAATCAGAAAGAAATCCGTCTCGGCGGCGTTGATACGCTCATCATTGATGAAGCAGACCGCATGTTCGACCTCGGTTTCTTGCCTGAAATTACAAAAATTCTGGATCACATTCCGTCCAAGCGTACAACTGCATTCTTCTCTGCAACCATGCCGAAGCCTATCGAGCATCTGGCATGCACCTACACCAAAGACCCTACAGTTATTGATGTACGCACAGATGAAGCAAAGCCGGACATCTCACACGAAATTTACACCGTAGCGCCGCATCTTAAAAAGAAACTTCTTTTAGCATTGATGCCGCTGCTGCTTAATGATTCTGACGAGCTCGTACACAAACAGAAACGTGCAGAGCACAGCCCGCATTCCAAGGAAGACGGCGGTGTTATCATTTTTACTAACACCAAAGAAACCTGCCGAGAAATCGAACGTTTTCTTTCAGGTAGATTTGGCGATGTAGCTGCGCTGCACAGTGACCTGTCACAGTCAAAACGAAACAAAATGCTTGCAAAAATGCAGTCAGGTGAAGCACGCGTACTCGTAGCAACAGACCTCGTTGCACGCGGTATCGATCTTGACCACATCACGCACATTGTTCAGTTTGACGCACCGTCTCATTCAGACATGTACATTCACCGTGTTGGACGAACAGCTCGTGCATACCGCAAAGGTACTGCCATTACCTTAATCGGTGAAAAAGACCTCATGGAAATGCTCCAGATGGAGCAGGAGATCGGCAAGGCTTTCTCAATGCGCAAACTCGGCAACTTCAACTACAACGAACCTGCCGGTAACAATATCAACATCGATTACCGACACAAGACAAGCCTTAGACGCAAGCCACAGGGTAGCTCTCAAGGTAAAAAATCAACTGGCGGACACGGCTCTAAACCGAGCAGTTCCCGTAGTTCAAAGCCAAGCAATTCGCGCAGCTCAAAGCCGCGTGGCAAACGCTAG
- the glp gene encoding gephyrin-like molybdotransferase Glp, giving the protein MKKDFFNVLSVQEFIQALHSFSPLQAHTVSIDAVDGCVLAEDIIAAEDLPLASRSCMDGYAINASSVFGASEANPAYLESVGDIDIEQPASYTLQNGECAGIVTGGILPDGADAVVMVEHTESLGAGTVEIRKSLAPFENVMLKGEDATTGNPALVAGTRIRPQEVGMLAALGVMEIPVNNTPRVGIISTGDELIPIEEKPVVGQVRDVNSYTLAACARRAGATAKTYGLVEDNLESLKTALENALAENDVVFLSGGSSVGVRDLTVGAIEEIEGAEIINHGVAISPGKPLILAKCGNKAIWGLPGQVASAQVVMFILGMPFLRYLGGDTNAFDQTRWPSKQAVLSRNVASKPGREDYVRVSVTEKNGKTIATPVLGKSGLLKTMLQADGVARIGADSEGIYEGTAVDVLFF; this is encoded by the coding sequence ATGAAAAAAGATTTCTTCAATGTACTCAGCGTGCAGGAATTTATTCAAGCACTTCACTCATTTTCCCCGTTGCAAGCCCACACGGTATCTATTGATGCTGTAGATGGATGTGTACTTGCGGAAGATATTATTGCAGCAGAAGACCTGCCGCTTGCCAGCCGCTCATGTATGGACGGCTACGCAATTAATGCGTCCAGTGTCTTCGGTGCATCTGAAGCAAACCCTGCGTATCTCGAATCTGTCGGTGATATCGATATTGAACAACCTGCATCATATACTCTTCAAAATGGCGAATGCGCCGGAATCGTAACCGGCGGAATTCTTCCAGACGGTGCAGACGCAGTTGTCATGGTTGAACACACGGAATCTCTTGGCGCAGGAACTGTGGAAATCCGCAAGTCTCTCGCACCATTCGAAAACGTCATGCTCAAAGGTGAAGACGCAACAACAGGAAATCCAGCTCTTGTTGCCGGAACCCGTATCCGTCCTCAAGAAGTCGGAATGCTGGCAGCGCTCGGTGTTATGGAAATCCCAGTCAACAATACGCCGCGAGTAGGCATCATCTCAACCGGTGATGAACTTATCCCTATTGAGGAAAAACCTGTTGTTGGACAAGTACGCGACGTTAACAGCTACACTCTTGCAGCATGTGCTCGACGTGCAGGTGCGACTGCGAAAACCTACGGCCTTGTTGAAGACAATCTCGAATCACTCAAAACAGCGCTTGAAAATGCCCTTGCGGAAAACGATGTTGTATTCCTTTCCGGCGGCAGCTCTGTTGGTGTTCGTGATCTCACAGTGGGAGCTATTGAAGAAATCGAAGGTGCAGAGATCATCAACCACGGGGTAGCCATCAGTCCGGGTAAACCGCTCATTCTTGCAAAATGCGGCAACAAAGCCATATGGGGACTCCCCGGACAAGTTGCCTCTGCGCAGGTTGTCATGTTTATTCTCGGCATGCCGTTTTTACGCTACCTTGGTGGGGATACAAACGCGTTCGATCAAACCCGCTGGCCTTCCAAGCAAGCTGTACTTAGCCGCAACGTGGCTTCCAAACCGGGGCGTGAAGATTATGTGCGCGTCAGCGTAACAGAAAAAAATGGAAAAACCATCGCAACCCCTGTGCTCGGAAAATCCGGCTTACTGAAAACCATGCTTCAGGCTGACGGTGTCGCGCGTATTGGCGCAGACAGTGAAGGCATCTACGAAGGCACAGCAGTTGACGTACTCTTTTTTTAA
- the tyrS gene encoding tyrosine--tRNA ligase, translated as MMDIQKQLEIIQRGCAELIDADELKKKLEKGKPLRVKMGFDPTAPDLHLGHSVAIHKLRHFQELGHTVIFLIGDFTGMIGDPSGRSDTRPPLTREDVLANAETYKEQVFKILDPEKTEVRFNSEWFDKFGAADFIRLASRYTVARMLERNDFEQRYKGNTPIAIHEFLYPLVQGYDSVALESDIELGGTDQKFNLLMGRTLQSQEGQAPQCVMTMPILEGLDGVRKMSKSYGNYVGIDEAPADMFGKLMSISDELMWRYYELISLKSLEEIKALKANVESGELHPKIAKEELAEDIVTQYHGAEEAAKARAGFNSVFAKGQLPDDLPEYTCESGDASMPPVFLTDAKLTKSRGEARRLMKQGALSIDGEKCSTEDALTAGEYVIKLGKKRFLKLFVK; from the coding sequence ATTATGGATATTCAAAAACAGCTCGAAATCATTCAGCGTGGCTGTGCTGAACTTATTGATGCCGACGAGCTTAAGAAAAAGCTCGAAAAAGGCAAACCGCTGCGCGTAAAAATGGGTTTTGACCCAACAGCTCCAGATTTGCACCTTGGTCATAGTGTTGCAATCCATAAGCTGCGTCATTTTCAGGAACTCGGTCACACTGTTATCTTCCTTATCGGTGATTTCACCGGTATGATCGGTGACCCGTCCGGCCGTTCCGACACCCGTCCTCCGCTTACTCGTGAAGATGTTCTCGCTAACGCAGAGACATATAAAGAACAGGTTTTCAAGATTCTTGATCCTGAAAAAACCGAAGTTCGCTTCAACTCCGAGTGGTTCGACAAATTCGGCGCAGCTGACTTTATTCGTCTTGCATCCCGCTATACCGTAGCGCGTATGCTTGAGCGTAACGATTTTGAGCAGCGTTACAAGGGCAACACCCCTATCGCTATCCATGAATTCTTGTATCCGCTTGTACAGGGCTATGACTCTGTTGCACTCGAATCAGATATCGAACTTGGTGGTACTGACCAGAAGTTCAACTTACTTATGGGTCGTACCCTCCAGTCTCAGGAAGGTCAGGCTCCGCAGTGCGTCATGACCATGCCTATTCTTGAAGGCCTCGACGGCGTTCGTAAGATGTCAAAATCCTACGGTAACTACGTGGGTATTGACGAAGCTCCTGCTGACATGTTCGGCAAGCTTATGTCTATTTCTGACGAACTCATGTGGCGCTACTACGAACTCATTTCTCTCAAGTCTCTTGAAGAAATTAAAGCACTTAAAGCTAACGTAGAATCTGGTGAGCTCCACCCGAAAATTGCTAAAGAAGAGCTCGCAGAAGATATTGTAACTCAGTACCACGGTGCTGAAGAAGCAGCTAAAGCTCGTGCAGGATTCAACTCAGTATTCGCTAAAGGTCAGCTTCCGGACGATCTGCCGGAATACACTTGCGAATCCGGTGACGCTTCCATGCCTCCTGTATTCCTTACAGATGCAAAGCTCACTAAATCCCGCGGTGAAGCACGTCGCCTTATGAAACAGGGTGCACTCTCCATTGATGGAGAAAAATGCAGCACTGAAGATGCTCTTACTGCTGGTGAATATGTCATCAAGCTTGGTAAAAAACGCTTCCTCAAATTATTTGTTAAATAG